The following proteins are encoded in a genomic region of Anser cygnoides isolate HZ-2024a breed goose chromosome 13, Taihu_goose_T2T_genome, whole genome shotgun sequence:
- the ZNF711 gene encoding zinc finger protein 711 isoform X3: MDDVGEKLDHIGSAPLKISTEVANDEVAKDDGFGSEVIKVYIFKAEAEDDVEIGGTEIVTESDFHNGHSVAGVIEQGGVGRMQREKMVYMAVKDSSQEDEDISCAEIADEVYMEVIVGEEEATSLPDTQLEDSGVNKTFVPVAWAAAYGDERRLPRRYEDGQAAGNNLDTRLENKNGNATQYLQICDSISTNRVLKQKNKKRRRGEARQWQTAVIIGPDGQPLTVYPCHICGKKFKSRGFLKRHMKNHPDHMIKKKYQCTDCDFTTNKKVSFHNHLESHKLINKVDKTHEFTEYTRRYREASPLSSNKLILRDKEPKLHKCKYCDYESAEQGLLNRHLLAVHSKNFPHVCVECGKGFRHPSELKKHMRTHTGEKPYQCQHCVFRCADQSNLKTHIKTKHGTDLPFKCEHCPQAFTDEKELQQHTELFQGHKTHQCPHCDHKSTNSSDLKRHIISVHTKDFPHKCEVCEKGFHRPSELKKHSETHKGKKIHQCRHCDFKTSDPFVLSGHILSVHTKDLPFKCKRCKRGFRLQNELKKHMKTHSGRKVYQCQYCEYSTTDASGFKRHVISIHTKDYPHRCEYCKKGFRRPSEKNQHIMRHHKEAIM; the protein is encoded by the exons A TGGATGATGTTGGAGAAAAATTGGATCATATAGGAAGCGCTCCCTTGAAAATCAGTACCGAGGTGGCAAATGATGAAGTTGCTAAAGATGATGGGTTTGGTTCAGAAGTCATCAAAGTGTACATATTTAAAGCTGAAGCTGAAGATGATGTCGAAATAG GTGGAACAGAAATTGTCACAGAGAGTGATTTTCACAATGGACATTCAGTAGCTGGAGTAATTGAACAAGGCGGTGTTGGTAGAATGCAGCGAGAAAAAATGGTTTACATGGCTGTTAAGGACTCTTCTCAGGAAGATGAAGATATTA GCTGTGCTGAAATAGCAGATGAAGTTTATATGGAAGTTATTGTAGGTGAGGAAGAAGCTACATCACTTCCAGACACACAGCTTGAAGACTCTGGTGTGAATAAAACTTTTGTCCCTGTTGCTTGGGCTGCTGCTTACG GAGATGAAAGACGACTACCCAGAAGATATGAAGATGGTCAAGCGGCAG gGAATAACTTGGATACAcgattagaaaacaaaaacggTAATGCAACACAATACCTGCAGATTTGTGATAGCATTAGCACTAATAGAgtgctaaaacaaaaaaacaagaaaaggaggagaggagaggccaGGCAATGGCAAACAG ctgTTATAATAGGTCCTGATGGACAGCCCTTAACAGTTTACCCTTGTCATATATGTGGGAAAAAATTTAAATCCAGAGGATTCTTGAAAAGGCATATGAAGAATCATCCAGATCATATGATTAAGAAGAAATACCAGTGTACAGACTGTGACTTTACAACTAACAAAAAAGTAAGTTTCCACAATCATCTGGAAAGCCATAAACTTATAAATAAAGTTGATAAAACCCATGAGTTTACAGAATATACGAGAAGATACAGAGAAGCAAGCCCATTGAGTTCTAATAAGCTAATACTGAGGGACAAGGAGCCTAAACTGCACAAGTGCAAATATTGTGACTATGAATCTGCAGAGCAGGGACTACTCAATAGACATCTACTTGCAGTTCACAGTAAGAACTTCCCTCATGTTTGTGTGGAGTGTGGGAAAGGATTCCGTCATCCATCAGAGCTGAAAAAGCACATGAGGACCCACACTGGGGAAAAGCCATACCAGTGTCAGCACTGTGTCTTCAGATGTGCTGATCAGTCCAATCTGAAAACTCACATCAAAACCAAACACGGGACTGATTTGCCTTTTAAGTGTGAGCACTGTCCCCAGgcttttacagatgaaaaagaactgcagcagcacacagaaTTATTTCAAGGGCATAAGACTCATCAGTGTCCACATTGTGACCATAAGAGCACCAATTCAAGTGACCTGAAGCGACACATTATTTCAGTTCATACAAAGGATTTTCCCCACAAATGTGAGGTATGTGAAAAAGGCTTCCATCGTCCATCTGAGCTCAAAAAGCATAGTGAAACCCATAAAGGTAAAAAGATACATCAGTGTAGACACTGTGACTTTAAAACATCAGATCCTTTTGTACTGAGTGGGCATATCCTCTCAGTTCACACCAAGGACCTGccttttaaatgcaaaagatGTAAAAGAGGATTTAGGCTGCAAAATGAACTTAAGAAGCACATGAAGACCCACAGTGGAAGAAAAGTTTATCAGTGCCAGTATTGTGAATATAGCACTACGGATGCATCAGGCTTTAAACGGCATGTAATATCAATACACACAAAAGACTATCCACATAGGTGTGAGTATTGCAAAAAGGGGTTCCGTAgaccatcagaaaaaaatcagcatataATGAGGCACCACAAAGAGGCCATAATGTAA